DNA sequence from the Phycisphaerae bacterium genome:
GGCGACGGTCACGACATTGGGCACGGGGAGCAGCAACGTCGGGCAGGGTGCAATGACGCCGACACCGGTCATTCCGGGGTTCGGCGGGCCACCCGGACGGTTGGGGAAGCTGCACAATCGCATCGGCGCTCGTGTGGAACGGATGGCCCAACGGATCGACGGGACAGGGCTCGGTCAACAGATGCGTCATACCGGGCAAAGCGCCGCCAGCCACGGCGCGAAAGTCACCATCGCACTCCTGCTGGCTGCGGGGATTTCGTTCGCCGCCACCCTCATCGCCGGCGAGGGGAACCGCGCTTTGTTCGCGGGGATCGTCTTTCTCCACATTGTCAGCATCGTGCAGGGTGTCTTAGTCGGTACGTGGTGGAGCTATGAACACCTGAAGATCGTGGGCATCTGGGTTCCCCGGTTGATTATCGCCGCGCTGGCCTGCGGCGGGTTGGTGGGAACCAGCGCGCTTGCGGAATCGCTGAATCAGATTGGCGGCGTCGGGACGTGGGTTCGTGGCTTGGGGGCGTGCCTGATCCTGGGCGACTGGGCCGGCCGGTTTTACGAAGGTCGCAAAGGCCAGGTTTCGCTGGGATCGGCGTTCTCGATCGGGCTCTGCGGGTTCGTCGCAGGCATCTTCTTTACCAGGGGCGGGGCGTTCGAGACGGCGGTGATCGCGGCGGCAGCGTCGCTGGTGGTGCAGGCGGTAGGGAGCCTTTGGCCGCTGCCTGCCGGGGCGATCGTGCCCAAGACAAAGAGCGATGACGAGGAGGAAAAGAAGGAAGCAGAGGACGAAGAGCTGGAAACGCCCGCACCGGTCGCGGTCGAGCCGCCGGGCTTTTTCGCGAAAGTCCATGTCGGAAAAGGCGCAACGCCGGCAGTGCCGGCCGCGCCCGCCATACTGGCGCAGGATCGGACGGATACGCGGGATCGCGTGCGGCGCAGTGCAATCATCCGGTCAGGTTGGCTCTTGTTGTCTTCGATCGCGTTCTGCGGGAGTGTCGTACTGTTTGCCGCGCCGCATCTCATGGAAACGAGCGCGAAAGATTACAGTCCAGTCCTTGGGAAGAACATCGACGAGGATATCGCGTTCTTTACTATGTGGGGAACGAGCGTTGGATGTTTGTTCTTGTTCCTGTTTACCCGGTCGTGGTCGGGATACAAAGTCGGGTTTTGGCGGGGGATTTTGCGGCCCGGCGTATTTTTCGGCGGCTTGGCGTTGTCGGCCTGTTGCGGAATTGCCATGGGGCTCTTGAAGTTGCCGAAGGAAGCGCCGCCTTTTGTCCTGGGCGGGATCCTGTTCGGGGCCATTTCAGCGCTTTTTGTGTGGTTCGTGCCGGTCTCGCCCTATCGACCGCGCGGACGGGGCCGGAACCTCATTGATGACGAGGGACGACTTGACGAGCAGGAAGAAGCGCGGCGCGTCAGCAGTCGGAGGCTGCGCCGGATTGCTTTTGCCGTATTCGGAATCATGTGCGGGATCATCGCCATCGTTGGAGCAAGTGCGCATGGGCGCGACGCGGAGGAGGCGATTCCTCCGATCGCGATCATTGGGACCATGGCTTCAGCCAGCTTGTTCTACTGGTCGCACCTCGCTGGCAAGCCTCCCAAGGAAAAGGTCGAGAAATTGACGCTGCCCCTGCGGCGTGTGTTTGAGGTTGATGCCAATGCCAACTTGTCCCGGCTGATCGAGCGGCACCTGACGATGT
Encoded proteins:
- a CDS encoding serine/threonine-protein kinase; its protein translation is MAFQFKQGDRPLTGYTIQRAVGRGGFGEVYYAMSDGGKEVALKFLRENPQIELRGVSHCLNLKSPYLVSIHDVRQNDEGDYFVIMEYVNGPSLRDLMNDDAAGLGAQKAAYLLREIAKGLAYLHDRGIVHRDLKPGNIFYEDGYVKIGDYGLAKIMAASQHSGQTVSVGTVHYMAPEVGSGNYDRTIDIYAMGVILYEMLLGRVPFAGATMGEVLMKHLTAQPEVDELPEPFPHVIRKSLAKDPKDRYQTVNEMIAEVFSVPALDQSVATFEAGSLSTIAARVARDVQVGAAVGGAPYGATVTTLGTGSSNVGQGAMTPTPVIPGFGGPPGRLGKLHNRIGARVERMAQRIDGTGLGQQMRHTGQSAASHGAKVTIALLLAAGISFAATLIAGEGNRALFAGIVFLHIVSIVQGVLVGTWWSYEHLKIVGIWVPRLIIAALACGGLVGTSALAESLNQIGGVGTWVRGLGACLILGDWAGRFYEGRKGQVSLGSAFSIGLCGFVAGIFFTRGGAFETAVIAAAASLVVQAVGSLWPLPAGAIVPKTKSDDEEEKKEAEDEELETPAPVAVEPPGFFAKVHVGKGATPAVPAAPAILAQDRTDTRDRVRRSAIIRSGWLLLSSIAFCGSVVLFAAPHLMETSAKDYSPVLGKNIDEDIAFFTMWGTSVGCLFLFLFTRSWSGYKVGFWRGILRPGVFFGGLALSACCGIAMGLLKLPKEAPPFVLGGILFGAISALFVWFVPVSPYRPRGRGRNLIDDEGRLDEQEEARRVSSRRLRRIAFAVFGIMCGIIAIVGASAHGRDAEEAIPPIAIIGTMASASLFYWSHLAGKPPKEKVEKLTLPLRRVFEVDANANLSRLIERHLTMFGYRLAAKSDLLWSFERGNWAHQFWHSDVRQWKLKLNIAAYELDTGGYRMTCYLDMDASFNQPDAKQLAVLDSELLDLKGLLGGRDAPSGGAPQMA